The following proteins are co-located in the Candidatus Woesearchaeota archaeon genome:
- a CDS encoding SHOCT domain-containing protein, which yields MGGYGLMGFGMGFGFIFMLLFWGVLIWLVVALINAGQSGKKEEDPLIILKKRYASGEITKKRYEEMKKGIR from the coding sequence ATGGGTGGTTATGGTCTGATGGGATTCGGCATGGGTTTTGGGTTTATTTTTATGCTGCTTTTCTGGGGAGTATTAATATGGCTGGTTGTTGCTCTTATCAATGCAGGCCAGTCAGGCAAGAAAGAGGAAGATCCACTAATCATACTTAAAAAAAGATATGCTTCTGGGGAAATCACAAAGAAACGATATGAAGAAATGAAAAAGGGGATACGTTAA
- a CDS encoding IS630 family transposase: MGYEIVAIDEAGFHLTTTYKRIWFPRGETPRGAFFWSSKKLITFGALTSRHKFYYDFYIAQNSLTFMHFLRELFKTFDQKKKYVLILDNAGFHKTQCVKNLLAEYAPRIRVEHIPPYSPELNPIETCWKVTKNNVIKSQYFPTIDDMQEALENFWQEHNFMQNFMRYLCR; the protein is encoded by the coding sequence CTGGGTTATGAGATTGTAGCCATTGACGAAGCAGGATTTCACTTAACAACAACGTACAAACGAATCTGGTTTCCTCGAGGAGAAACACCACGAGGCGCATTTTTTTGGAGCTCGAAAAAACTCATCACGTTCGGCGCGCTCACCAGCCGCCACAAGTTTTATTACGACTTTTACATCGCACAAAACAGCCTCACATTCATGCACTTTTTGCGAGAATTATTCAAAACATTTGATCAAAAAAAGAAATACGTTCTCATCCTCGATAACGCAGGATTTCACAAAACACAATGCGTCAAAAACCTTCTCGCAGAATATGCTCCACGCATCCGCGTAGAGCATATTCCCCCATACTCACCAGAACTCAACCCTATCGAAACCTGTTGGAAAGTCACAAAAAACAACGTCATAAAATCACAATACTTCCCAACAATCGACGACATGCAAGAAGCATTAGAAAACTTCTGGCAAGAACACAATTTTATGCAAAACTTCATGCGTTACTTATGTCGCTAA
- a CDS encoding DsrE family protein, with protein MKLGIIVNTNDAETCWNCFRLGNEALKMNHSVKIFLLGKGVEIEQVKDAQFPLLEGSIKKFVKNKGIILACGTCLQIRGKEESGICPISTMEELLKLVEESDQILTFG; from the coding sequence ATGAAACTAGGGATAATAGTAAACACAAATGACGCAGAAACCTGCTGGAACTGTTTCAGATTAGGTAATGAAGCTCTTAAAATGAATCATTCGGTAAAAATATTTCTGCTTGGCAAGGGCGTTGAGATCGAGCAGGTGAAGGATGCACAATTTCCACTTCTTGAAGGTTCAATTAAAAAGTTTGTAAAAAATAAAGGCATCATTCTTGCGTGTGGAACCTGCTTGCAGATAAGAGGAAAAGAAGAAAGTGGTATCTGCCCCATCTCTACAATGGAAGAGCTGTTAAAATTAGTGGAAGAATCTGACCAGATTTTGACGTTTGGCTGA
- a CDS encoding cupin domain-containing protein has product MEKSESSSWKSLKSLITYSEGGIFSKVILKSQKQQITLFCMAKGTEISDHTSTKEGSVVVLEGKGVFRLEGEPISMQPGVIIFLKMDAIHSLHAEENTSFLLSLS; this is encoded by the coding sequence ATGGAAAAATCAGAAAGCAGCTCATGGAAATCCTTGAAATCATTAATCACGTACAGTGAAGGTGGAATCTTCAGTAAAGTTATTTTGAAATCACAAAAGCAACAGATTACCTTATTTTGCATGGCTAAAGGAACAGAGATTTCTGATCATACATCAACGAAAGAAGGCTCTGTTGTTGTTCTGGAAGGAAAAGGCGTTTTCAGACTTGAAGGAGAACCCATATCCATGCAGCCTGGCGTTATTATCTTCCTGAAAATGGATGCTATCCATTCTTTACATGCAGAAGAAAACACCAGCTTTTTGCTTTCCCTCAGCTAA
- a CDS encoding isoprenylcysteine carboxylmethyltransferase family protein, with protein MKIRIYPPILAGMYLLFALGLDYFFPSVNMVQPPFNFLGIVIIVGGVILMVWAFRRFRKKGTTHHPYDEPTVLVTTGPFRFSRNPMYLGLSFVLLGIAIFIGTIPLFLAPLMFFLTINAVVIPYEERKLMKIFGQKYADYKNHVRRWF; from the coding sequence ATGAAAATACGAATCTATCCCCCAATTCTTGCAGGAATGTATCTCTTATTTGCTTTAGGGCTAGATTATTTTTTCCCAAGCGTGAATATGGTTCAACCGCCGTTTAATTTCCTCGGCATTGTTATTATAGTTGGAGGCGTTATTCTTATGGTCTGGGCTTTTCGACGATTTAGAAAAAAAGGCACAACTCACCACCCTTATGATGAGCCAACCGTTTTGGTTACTACTGGGCCTTTTAGATTTAGCCGAAATCCTATGTACTTAGGACTTTCTTTTGTGCTTTTGGGAATAGCTATTTTTATAGGAACTATTCCTTTGTTTCTTGCACCACTTATGTTTTTTTTGACAATAAACGCAGTAGTTATTCCTTATGAAGAAAGAAAGCTTATGAAAATTTTCGGTCAAAAATACGCAGATTATAAAAATCACGTCAGAAGGTGGTTTTGA
- a CDS encoding DUF302 domain-containing protein produces the protein MKTDDFAYIVETEKSFDEAVVSVLKAVDQKGWGLFQIYDVKERLAAKGFEQKPLKIIEICSGKYANQFLNKNRLISLCMPCKINVIEENGKVKIIGMKPTMISQFFPEVSKREAEGVERDIIEMVDTAR, from the coding sequence ATGAAAACTGATGATTTTGCATATATTGTTGAAACTGAAAAGAGTTTTGATGAAGCAGTTGTTTCAGTTTTGAAAGCCGTTGATCAAAAAGGATGGGGACTATTCCAGATTTATGATGTCAAGGAGAGATTAGCAGCAAAAGGATTTGAACAAAAGCCTTTGAAAATAATTGAGATCTGTTCAGGGAAATATGCAAATCAATTCCTGAATAAAAATAGGCTGATCTCTCTTTGTATGCCTTGCAAAATCAATGTGATAGAAGAGAATGGAAAGGTAAAAATTATTGGAATGAAACCGACTATGATCTCTCAGTTCTTTCCAGAAGTAAGCAAAAGAGAAGCTGAGGGTGTAGAAAGAGACATTATTGAAATGGTGGATACTGCGAGATAA
- a CDS encoding DUF411 domain-containing protein, with protein MKKLPILFTSIVLGVLLLISGCSKGTTGNGTTDVKGGAQTATIFKAPGCGCCSLYAQYLEQKGFAVTVKDSDDVLKVKKNYGIPMDMQSCHTVTVGNYFVEGHVPLEAIQKMMTEQPDIAGIAMPGMPSGSPGMPGSKQGDFVIYAVHKDGTTSEFMRM; from the coding sequence ATGAAGAAATTACCGATATTGTTCACCAGTATTGTGTTGGGTGTACTCTTATTGATAAGTGGTTGCTCAAAAGGCACTACGGGAAATGGTACTACGGACGTGAAGGGTGGTGCTCAGACCGCCACTATTTTCAAAGCCCCTGGATGTGGCTGTTGTTCGCTCTATGCCCAATACCTCGAGCAAAAAGGATTTGCAGTAACGGTCAAAGATAGTGACGATGTCCTCAAAGTGAAGAAAAACTACGGCATCCCTATGGATATGCAGAGCTGTCATACGGTAACCGTCGGCAATTACTTTGTTGAAGGCCATGTTCCTCTTGAAGCAATACAGAAAATGATGACAGAACAACCAGATATTGCAGGAATTGCTATGCCAGGAATGCCTTCTGGATCTCCGGGAATGCCAGGATCAAAGCAAGGTGATTTTGTCATCTATGCAGTACATAAAGATGGGACAACCAGCGAATTTATGCGGATGTAG
- a CDS encoding ZIP family metal transporter, with protein sequence MAQVWIYALLSVLVVSLVSFVGILTLSFRTKTLQKMLLYMVSFSTGALFGDVFLHLLPEVANEQGFTVTISLAVLFGIVFSFVVEKVIHWRHCHVPTSKDHPHPFAVMNLFGDAVHNFLDGMIIGVSYLVSIPVGLATTVAVVLHEIPQEIGDFGVLLHGGFSRKRAILFNFLSAVTAFFGMTIALIAGSLVGGLTNILVPFAAGGFVYIAGSDLIPELHKEENTTKSLVQLFTFLLGIALMAALLLLE encoded by the coding sequence ATGGCTCAGGTCTGGATATATGCATTACTCAGTGTCCTTGTTGTGAGTTTGGTATCCTTTGTAGGGATATTGACGCTTTCTTTCCGAACAAAGACCTTACAAAAGATGCTGTTGTATATGGTCAGTTTTTCAACAGGAGCTTTGTTTGGTGATGTGTTCCTCCATCTCTTACCAGAAGTAGCTAATGAACAAGGATTTACGGTAACCATTTCCTTAGCAGTCCTCTTTGGTATTGTGTTCTCATTTGTTGTCGAAAAAGTCATTCACTGGCGACATTGTCACGTTCCAACGAGTAAAGACCATCCACATCCATTCGCAGTTATGAATCTCTTTGGTGACGCAGTCCATAACTTCCTCGACGGCATGATTATTGGCGTAAGCTACCTAGTAAGCATTCCAGTAGGCTTAGCCACAACCGTTGCTGTTGTTCTTCACGAAATTCCCCAAGAGATTGGTGATTTCGGTGTCCTGCTTCATGGCGGGTTCTCAAGAAAGCGAGCAATATTGTTTAATTTTCTAAGTGCAGTAACTGCCTTTTTTGGTATGACTATAGCGCTCATCGCGGGGTCGTTGGTAGGAGGTCTAACAAACATATTGGTTCCCTTTGCTGCCGGCGGTTTTGTTTATATTGCAGGATCTGATCTTATCCCTGAACTCCACAAAGAAGAGAACACGACAAAATCCCTGGTCCAACTCTTTACCTTCCTTCTTGGAATTGCCCTTATGGCTGCATTACTCTTACTTGAATAA
- a CDS encoding transposase has protein sequence MINLQTRELVLKWTKQGKTQEEIADLAGCHQSAISRLIAKYKKTGSLKNRFRSGRPTPLTKETLAKLKEEFTNKARTANKNFCSINTKKFSELIQKTTGKNYTTRHVERILHKLDFSRITPRSQHIKNDPAKVAAFRDEFKKNFKQNTWVMRL, from the coding sequence ATGATCAACCTACAAACAAGAGAACTTGTCCTTAAGTGGACAAAGCAGGGAAAAACACAAGAAGAAATCGCTGACTTGGCAGGATGCCATCAGTCAGCGATAAGCAGACTGATTGCGAAGTACAAAAAAACAGGCAGTCTCAAAAACCGCTTTCGCAGCGGGCGACCAACACCTCTGACGAAGGAAACTCTTGCAAAACTGAAAGAAGAATTTACGAACAAAGCTCGCACAGCAAACAAGAATTTCTGTTCGATTAACACAAAAAAATTCTCTGAACTCATTCAGAAAACAACTGGCAAAAACTATACAACGCGGCATGTAGAGCGGATTCTCCACAAACTTGATTTCTCTCGAATAACACCTCGTTCACAGCACATCAAAAATGATCCTGCAAAAGTTGCTGCGTTTCGTGACGAATTTAAAAAAAACTTCAAACAGAATACCTGGGTTATGAGATTGTAG